From a region of the Hemibagrus wyckioides isolate EC202008001 linkage group LG14, SWU_Hwy_1.0, whole genome shotgun sequence genome:
- the epx gene encoding eosinophil peroxidase, translating into MCAVYVGSTFIQEALRKARELTDAAYARTNERVKMSVKEGSFRPSDLLAQFKQIGTGTRAHIRAAELLDNTVELIREMVYTHTMAQPKHTELLSRDDVEILLEATGCSAEIKRPACKGDCISERYRTITGHCNNRQNPLLGAANTPYARWLPPAYEDFHGTPRSWNPHHTYHNFTLPPVRVVSQEVLYTQNEKISLDLSLSHLLVEWGQWIDHDLSLTPQSHSTASFRTGADCTRTCSRDTPCFPIQIPLSDPRRNVQTCMPFFRSAPSCVDASVVCRHREQLNAITAFIDASMVYGSSDDLARSLRNLSSPLGLLKHNQLYSDQGLAYLPYPPRTHNHLDPCAPREDSNTGKNTTSMGNLTFCYLAGDSRANEHLGMIALHTLFLREHNRLARELHMLNPHWSPDTLYQEARKILGAVHQVLTWDHYLPHILGHRAYAELMPPYQGYDPEIDPSITNGFSTAAFRFAHVTVQPIVNRLGPGYQLDPKHPPLPLHHSLFASWRVVEEGGVDPVLRGLLLSPAKLQAPQQMMVEELTERLFQAHGGLPLDLGALNLQRGRDHGLPGYAAWREFCGLSVPANESDLIEILKNVGLVRKLLALYGTVWNIDVWVGAISEPAVSGGRVGPLLSCLIAKQFHALRDGDRFWWEREGVFSTTQRRSLRTVSLSRIICDNTHICLVPSDPFVRTLHPDELLPCTHTNVTHLNLSAWKEPDTDPVCGSIPRLKVGFSVLCDSAVLYQCPSGYLLHGSTHVTCDSNTRLWTPNPPTCQDIDECFSGPVCPPNLQCRNTPGSFICTESTTLSVTSIAAAVMTVVGGVAVMALIVSCYKRFFIKKVRASRACCNKKQ; encoded by the exons atgtgtgcagtgtatgtGGGATCCACCTTCATTCAGGAGGCTTTGAGGAAAGCCAGAGAGCTAACAGATGCTGCTTATGCACGGACTAATGAGAG agtgAAGATGTCCGTAAAAGAAGGTTCTTTTCGTCCCAGTGACCTGCTGGCTCAGTTTAAACAGATCGGCACTGGTACCAGAGCGCACATCAGAGCTGCGGAGCTGCTGGATAACACGGTGGAACTTATCAGAGAGatggtgtacacacacactatggctCAGCCTAAACATACTG agTTGTTGAGCAGGGATGACGTGGAGATTTTGTTGGAAGCTACAGGGTGTTCAGCAGAGATCAAGAGACCTGCATGCAAAGGCGACTGCATTTCAGAGCGCTACCGCACCATCACTGGCCATTGCAACAACAG GCAGAATCCACTGCTGGGGGCTGCTAACACTCCGTATGCTCGGTGGCTTCCACCAGCATATGAAGATTTTCATGGAACACCAAGAAGCTGGAACCCCCATCACACCTACCATAACTTTACATTGCCCCCA GTTCGCGTCGTGTCACAGGAGGTGTTGTACACCCAGAATGAGAAGATCTCTTTGGACTTGTCTCTGTCTCACCTGCTAGTGGAGTGGGGGCAATGGATTGACCATGACCTGTCACTGACCCCTCAGAGCCACAGCACGGCTTCATTCAGGACCGGAGCAGACTGCACCCGTacctgcagcagagacacaccATGTTTCCCCATACAG ATTCCTCTCTCAGACCCTCGTCGTAATGTTCAGACTTGCATGCCATTTTTCCGCTCAGCTCCCAGCTGTGTAGATGCCTCTGTCGTGTGTCGTCACCGGGAGCAGCTGAATGCCATCACAGCCTTCATAGATGCCAGTATGGTGTATGGCAGTTCAGACGACCTCGCTCGCTCTCTGCGTAATCTGTCCTCTCCTCTAGGCCTACTTAAACACAACCAGCTGTATTCAGACCAAGGACTTGCTTACCTACCCTACCCGCCTCGCACACACAACCATCTGGACCCATGTGCACCACGAGAAGATTCCAACACAGGAAAGAATACAACGTCCATGGGCAACTTGACCTTCTGCTATCTGGCAG GTGATTCTCGGGCTAATGAGCACTTGGGGATGATTGCTCTCCACACACTGTTTCTGAGAGAGCATAATCGATTAGCCAGGGAGCTCCACATGCTCAACCCCCACTGGAGCCCTGATACATTGTATCAAGAGGCCAGGAAAATCCTTGGAGCTGTCCACCAG GTCCTGACATGGGATCACTATTTGCCACATATTCTGGGGCACAGAGCATATGCTGAACTCATGCCCCCCTATCAGGGTTATGACCCTGAGATTGACCCCAGCATTACCAATGGCTTCTCCACTGCTGCCTTCCGCTTTGCCCATGTGACCGTACAGCCCATAGTGAATCGACTAGGACCTGGATATCAGCTTGACCCTAAACATCCCCCACTGCCTTTACACCACTCACTGTTTGCCTCCTGGAGGGTGGTAGAAGAAG GTGGTGTAGATCCAGTGCTCCGGGGTTTACTGTTGTCCCCAGCCAAACTCCAGGCTCCTCAGCAGATGATGGTAGAGGAGTTGACTGAGAGACTGTTCCAGGCTCATGGCGGGCTGCCGCTGGACCTCGGGGCTCTAAACCTGCAGAGGGGGCGTGATCACGGCCTTCCTG GTTATGCTGCATGGCGAGAGTTTTGTGGCCTTTCTGTCCCTGCAAATGAATCTGATTTAATAGAAATTCTGAAGAATGTAGGTTTGGTGCGTAAGCTGCTTGCTCTGTATGGTACAGTCTGGAATATTGATGTGTGGGTGGGTGCCATCTCAGAGCCCGCAGTGTCTGGAGGGAGAGTTGGGCCTCTGCTATCCTGTCTCATAGCCAAACAGTTTCATGCACTCAGAGATGGAGACAG GTTCTGGTGGGAGCGAGAGGGTGTGTTCAGCACTACTCAGAGACGCTCACTGCGTACGGTATCTCTCTCTCGCATCATTTGTGACAACACGCACATCTGCCTGGTGCCCTCAGACCCATTTGTACGGACACTCCACCCTGACGAGCTGctaccctgcacacacacaaacgtcaCACACCTTAATCTCTCTGCATGGAAGGAGCCAGACACTG ACCCAGTATGTGGCTCCATTCCTCGGCTGAAAGTGGGTTTCTCTGTGCTGTGTGATTCAGCAGTCCTGTACCAGTGTCCTTCTGGCTATCTGCTCCATGGGTCCACCCACGTCACCTGTGATTCAAACACACGCCTCTGGACTCCAAACCCACCAACCTGTCAAG ATATAGACGAGTGCTTCAGTGGGCCTGTCTGTCCACCAAATCTGCAGTGCCGCAACACGCCAGGTTCCTTCATTTGCACAG AGTCCACAACACTTTCTGTCACCTCCATCGCTGCTGCAGTGATGACCGTGGTGGGAGGTGTTGCTGTGATGGCTCTAATAGTGAGTTGCTATAAAAG gtTTTTCATCAAAAAAGTGAGAGCCAGCAGAGCATGCTGTAATAAGAAACAGTGA